Proteins encoded by one window of Panicum virgatum strain AP13 chromosome 7N, P.virgatum_v5, whole genome shotgun sequence:
- the LOC120681668 gene encoding uncharacterized protein LOC120681668: MASPTSANGEYDPKIDPARKPPRSTDPGWKYAYWPDLENKDKVECLLCGDHFRGGIKRLKQHLAGGYGDAKLCPKSTSELRKEMTAYIESNKRKRPIYLGEEEEEVVEVAANGSAAVHENEASVVESQASKVQPKPSSGTAAKRRQATLQFKASDNKKKPQTKAPKSVVEMMRKTPEEMVDERLAESYQPTIVSITKSKEEKEYVDMQWALFFYECGIPFNAAASRQFHIAVEATAQYGSGYKPVTPYQLGEPLLQKDVKATSTMREDHERAWKHYGCTLMSDGWSDKRGRHLINFLVNSPEGTYFLESIDASSEVHDANMLADLLEEKIEGIGRDNVVQVVTDNGANFKAAGKLLMERIPTMFWSPCAAHYLDLMLEDIGNLKEFKKPIARARRVTTFIYRHGRVLSAMREKTGGAGIVRAAATRFATSFLTLKSMYKHKDELKSLFVSPVWTGNKLAKTKAGLDVHDIILSTQFWNSVEDCLRASAPLLIVLRVVDGDERPAMPEVQALMKHAKEKITQSFAIQTKKSLLKSIMAIIERRWEKQMDHPLYGAAMYLNPGKLHPLIRDDDDATVGQLRGCFLDVLARMVEDEDTRDKINAQAMDYEYLRGNAFSNKMAKDNIATMSPLEWWRSYGDRAIELQRFARRLVSLCASSSGCERNWSTFEFIHTKKRNRFLHKRLNSIVFVSYNRKMKARFQKLRHKKGKNFDPLVVEDFSWDNEWADSLHVAPEGARGCECDLTWDLVDNAVGASQSLRGRKLPRRAHNVYSRRNSPHIVEGELGSENEEEENEDPHDDADVTDSEEPNGANNGGEQVEAATNIPGEFDDGY, from the exons ATGGCGAGTCCAACTTCTGCCAATGGCGAGTATGATCCCAAGATTGATCCTGCCCGGAAGCCACCAAGATCAACTGACCCAGGGTGGAAGTATGCATATTGGCCGGACCTTGAAAACAAAGATAAGGTGGAATGCTTGCTATGTGGTGATCATTTTCGTGGAGGGATAAAAAGGCTCAAGCAGCATTTGGCAGGTGGCTATGGAGATGCAAAACTGTGTCCAAAGTCAACCAGTGAATTAAGGAAGGAGATGACAGCTTACATTGAATCCAACAAGAGAAAAAGACCAATATACCTAggtgaagaggaggaagaagtggTGGAGGTGGCAGCAAATGGGTCTGCGGCTGTACATGAGAATGAAGCTTCTGTTGTGGAGTCTCAAGCCTCCAAGGTGCAGCCTAAGCCTAGTTCAGGTACAGCAGCCAAAAGAAGGCAAGCAACCTTACAATTCAAGGCAAGTGACAACAAGAAAAAACCACAGACAAAGGCACCCAAATCTGTTGTTGAGATGATGCGGAAAACACCAGAAGAGATGGTGGATGAGAGACTTGCAGAGTCTTATCAGCCCACAATTGTGTCCATTACAAAaagtaaggaagagaaggaaTATGTGGATATGCAGTGGGCTCTGTTCTTCTATGAGTGTGGGATACCTTTTAATGCAGCAGCTTCTAGGCAATTTCATATTGCAGTCGAGGCCACAGCACAATATGGTTCAGGGTACAAGCCTGTGACACCTTATCAGTTGGGGGAGCCATTGCTTCAAAAGGACGTGAAGGCAACAAGCACTATGAGGGAGGATCATGAGCGGGCATGGAAGCATTACGGGTGCACACTCATGTCCGATGGTTGGTCTGATAAGAGGGGACGCCACCTTATTAACTTCTTAGTGAACAGCCCAGAGGGTACTTACTTTTTGGAGTCCATTGATGCATCAAGTGAAGTACATGATGCAAACATGCTTGCTGATTTGCTAGAGGAAAAAATTGAGGGCATTGGGAGAGACAACGTTGTTCAAGTTGTCACAGATAATGGTGCCAACTTCAAGGCAGCAGGCAAGCTTCTGATGGAGAGGATTCCTACGATGTTTTGGAGTCCATGTGCTGCACATTACTTGGACCTCATGCTGGAAGACATAGGAAACTTGAAGGAGTTCAAGAAACCTATTGCACGTGCAAGGCGTGTGACAACTTTTATATACAGACATGGAAGAGTCCTTAGTGCCATGAGGGAGAAGACTGGTGGGGCTGGCATTGTGAGAGCTGCAGCCACTCGTTTTGCAACTTCATTTCTTACTCTGAAGAGCATGTATAAGCACAAGGATGAATTGAAGTCTTTATTTGTTAGTCCTGTTTGGACTGGGAACAAATTGGCAAAGACCAAGGCTGGTCTTGATGTGCATGACATTATCCTCTCCACACAGTTTTGGAATTCAGTGGAAGATTGCCTTAGAGCATCAGCCCCACTCCTTATTGTGCTTAGGGTGGTTGATGGAGATGAGAGGCCAGCTATGCCGGAGGTTCAAGCATTAATGAAACATGCAAAGGAGAAGATAACTCAAAGCTTTGCCATCCAAACCAAGAAGAGTTTGCTCAAGAGTATCATGGCCATAATTGAGCGACGTTGGGAGAAACAAATGGATCACCCACTATATGGGGCTGCAATGTATTTGAACCCAGGGAAGCTACATCCTCTCAtaagagatgatgatgatgcaactGTTGGACAGCTAAGAGGTTGCTTTCTTGATGTGCTTGCAAGAATGGTGGAAGATGAGGATACTAGAGACAAAATCAACGCTCAAGCAATGGATTATGAATACCTTAGAGGAAATGCTTTTTCAAACAAAATGGCCAAAGACAACATTGCAACAATGAGCCCTC TTGAGTGGTGGCGTTCTTATGGTGACCGAGCTATTGAGCTACAAAGATTTGCTAGGCGTTTGGTGAGTCTTTGTGCCTCATCATCTGGATGTGAGCGCAATTGGAGTACGTTTGAATTT ATCCACACAAAGAAAAGGAACCGGTTTTTGCATAAGAGGCTGAATTCTATTGTCTTTGTTTCCTACAACCGAAAGATGAAAGCTAGGTTCCAAAAACTACGCCACAAGAAGGGGAAGAACTTTGATCCTTTGGTTGTCGAGGACTTCAGTTGGGACAATGAGTGGGCTGACTCATTGCATGTAGCCCCTGAAGGAGCGCGTGGGTGTGAGTGTGACCTTACATGGGACCTTGTGGATAATGCTGTTGGAGCATCACAATCACTTCGTGGTCGAAAATTACCAAGAAGAGCCCACAACGTGTATTCAAGAAGAAATTCACCACATATTGTTGAAGGGGAGTTGGGTTCAGAAAATGAAGaggaagaaaatgaagatccACATGATGATGCAGATGTCACAGATTCTGAGGAGCCTAATGGTGCCAATAATGGTGGAGAACAAGTGGAGGCAGCAACCAATATTCCAGGAGAATTTGATGATGGCTATTGA